Proteins from a single region of Hordeum vulgare subsp. vulgare chromosome 6H, MorexV3_pseudomolecules_assembly, whole genome shotgun sequence:
- the LOC123402298 gene encoding DNA-binding protein MNB1B-like produces MKGKADASKKGEGRLKAAGGASKRKKAAAAAGKPKRPPSAFFVFMSDFRQQYNAENPNNKNVANVSKAAGEKWRSMSDEDKAPYVEKAGQKKQDYEKTKASFENKESVSSKKAKTQDDEEAEGSKSEVEDEGSDEDNEDDDE; encoded by the exons ATGAAGGGCAAGGCCGACGCCTCCAAGAAGGGCGAGGGCAG GCTCAAGGCCGCCGGCGGCGCCAGCAAGAGGAAGAAGGCCGCCGCTGCCGCTGGCAAGCCCAAGCGCCCGCCCTCCGCCTTCTTCGTCTTCAT GTCTGACTTCAGGCAGCAGTACAACGCGGAGAACCCCAACAACAAGAATGTCGCCAAC GTGAGCAAGGCTGCAGGTGAGAAGTGGAGATCTATGTCTGATGAG GACAAAGCACCTTATGTGGAGAAGGCTGGACAGAAGAAGCAGGACTATGAGAAGACCAAAGCCAGCTTCGAGAACAAG GAGAGTGTGAGCTCCAAGAAGGCCAAGACTCAGGATGATGAGGAGGCTGAGGGCTCCAAATCTGAGGTCGAAGACGAGGGTAGCGATGAG gataatgaagacgacgatgagtaA